One window from the genome of Gimesia aquarii encodes:
- a CDS encoding CocE/NonD family hydrolase, translated as MYKLAHACLIFVLLLVFPISLFAQDKPLDFEKGVTEKRVMIPMRDGIKLSAYLYFPKGNGPWPVLMEQRYASLRGKGSRLSFAEMASHGYVVCAVNFRGSQKSEGTWVGYRALQWDEKQDGYDVVEWLAKQPWSTGKIGTFGSSQAGYAQNYLAITQPPHLVCQFMIDTGLSLYHEGYFIGGAAKPDRFKGMDAVCRVPAHNRALMKEWFSHPDYDDYWKAEDCTLHFDKMNVPCFTVGSWYDYMCVGSVQSFIGRQYKGGPNSRGQQKLYVGPWLHGRFNKVNKVGEMVYPNNANFDMMAEMIRWFDHYLKGVDNGIDDDPNVRYYAMGAVGETDAPGNEWRAQDDWPLKTVETSYYLQPEAKLSLSKPTEQGSFSKIVADPLNPAKILGRAFPGARDARVVEEQENVLTFTTDPLTEPVEWTGNVKAELLVSSSAKDTDFIVRVTDVYPDGRSILIIDMIRRGRYRDGFEQQKFMEPGKVYKVAFNVGWLSQVFNKGHRIRVTVASTGAPFYEPNPNTGEPITIEFPEKVVVANNKIHHSGKHASRILAPVNP; from the coding sequence ATGTATAAACTGGCCCACGCCTGCCTGATCTTTGTTTTGCTACTTGTGTTTCCCATTTCTCTTTTTGCTCAAGATAAGCCTCTCGATTTCGAAAAGGGTGTGACGGAAAAACGTGTGATGATTCCCATGCGGGACGGTATCAAGTTGTCAGCCTACCTTTATTTTCCCAAGGGGAATGGTCCCTGGCCGGTGTTGATGGAGCAACGTTATGCCAGCCTGCGTGGAAAAGGCTCCCGGCTCTCTTTTGCGGAAATGGCATCACATGGTTATGTTGTCTGTGCCGTCAACTTTCGCGGTTCGCAAAAGTCGGAGGGAACCTGGGTGGGCTATCGCGCTCTGCAATGGGATGAGAAACAGGATGGATACGATGTCGTCGAGTGGCTGGCCAAGCAGCCCTGGTCGACCGGAAAGATCGGAACCTTTGGGAGTTCCCAGGCAGGATATGCACAAAACTATCTGGCGATCACACAACCACCACACCTGGTCTGTCAGTTTATGATCGATACCGGCTTGAGTTTGTACCATGAAGGCTATTTTATTGGCGGTGCTGCGAAACCAGATCGCTTTAAGGGCATGGATGCAGTCTGCCGCGTGCCCGCGCACAACCGGGCGTTAATGAAAGAATGGTTTTCCCATCCTGATTATGACGACTACTGGAAAGCGGAAGATTGCACATTGCATTTTGATAAAATGAACGTGCCTTGTTTTACCGTTGGTAGCTGGTACGACTACATGTGCGTCGGTTCGGTGCAGAGTTTCATCGGACGTCAGTATAAAGGAGGTCCGAACTCACGAGGTCAGCAGAAATTGTATGTGGGTCCCTGGTTACATGGTCGCTTTAATAAGGTCAACAAAGTTGGGGAAATGGTATACCCCAACAATGCCAATTTCGACATGATGGCCGAGATGATTCGCTGGTTCGACCATTACTTGAAAGGCGTTGATAATGGCATCGATGACGATCCTAACGTGCGCTACTATGCAATGGGAGCCGTGGGCGAAACCGATGCCCCCGGAAATGAATGGCGAGCACAGGATGACTGGCCTTTGAAAACTGTGGAGACTTCTTACTATTTACAACCGGAGGCGAAATTATCTCTGTCAAAACCAACAGAGCAGGGGAGTTTTAGCAAAATCGTTGCTGATCCACTGAATCCTGCAAAAATTCTGGGACGCGCTTTTCCCGGAGCGCGCGACGCGCGCGTCGTTGAAGAACAGGAAAACGTGTTGACATTCACGACGGACCCACTGACCGAACCAGTAGAATGGACGGGAAATGTGAAAGCGGAACTACTGGTTTCTTCTTCAGCGAAAGATACCGACTTCATTGTACGTGTGACAGACGTGTATCCTGATGGGCGCTCGATTTTAATCATCGATATGATTCGACGAGGCCGCTATCGCGATGGATTTGAGCAACAGAAGTTTATGGAGCCCGGCAAGGTTTACAAAGTCGCCTTTAACGTAGGCTGGTTGAGTCAGGTGTTTAACAAAGGACATCGAATTCGCGTGACCGTGGCTTCAACGGGAGCCCCTTTTTATGAACCAAATCCGAATACAGGTGAGCCAATTACGATTGAGTTCCCTGAAAAAGTCGTTGTGGCGAACAATAAAATTCATCATAGTGGAAAGCATGCATCACGGATCTTGGCGCCAGTCAATCCATAA
- a CDS encoding DUF1592 domain-containing protein yields MKWLSKQLVYVGSTLFLSVCLADVAQGQSVKNWRPDSVGYQKTVAPFLKRYCLRCHRKGIEDNEFRVDSSLENNFLKPVAKGKWGEIVNVLNGHEMPPDGERKPTTTEVAKVVDWITSQMVKAELANRDSAIVLRRLNRAEYRNTIRDLIGLDFDTSGFPQDPPAGGFDNNGGALTLSPLHLELYLDAARKILDKALVETNAPPTLKWRIQPDSGDSDRNRVVYDGQRMIVNGGKNKVENGFKVIHHANWDKKLNARDFRMPHAGNYIIRIRAAGKVPARAAVVASAKLALQHRMDRQNRKNPRGAKWTKQQFERDLKHFQTDSMYDYGFPRLKFTQHLGGQPKVLAELDIDAPLSKPQIYEFQGFFSTQKAGITVEYAYDIPRVLENFWMQTGDQFARPELYVDWIELEGPYYESWPPPSHKLIMGSIKANPHNERQAATEIISRMMSRAYRRPVTQEEIDSKLKLFRQVRKDASSFIEAIKTPLTAILVSPHFLYLTEAPRITTIRSSSQSTSRKLDDYELASRLSYFIWSSMPDEELMEAAKNRKLSQLSELMKQVDRMLVDPKAGALTKNFAGQWLGLREVGANPPAADLYPRYDRHLEISMIKESEAFFAEILQNDLNVMNLVKSDFVVINERLARFYGISAVKGDHFRKVDVPAGVHRGGIVTQASVLTITSNGTRTSPVKRGTWVMKNLLGIDPGLPVANVGDIAPKVPGIDKATVRKRLEIHRELPQCARCHNKIDPLGFALENFNAAGEWRVQEGFGYKGRIGPNDPKIDASASMPDGTRFTGADGLRNSMMKQETLFLKCLSGKMLTYALGRELGIADNPTIDLAVTEMKKNNYTLRSLIKFVVLSEPFQSK; encoded by the coding sequence ATGAAGTGGCTTTCTAAGCAATTGGTTTATGTTGGCAGCACTTTGTTTCTGAGTGTGTGTTTAGCCGATGTCGCCCAGGGACAATCAGTTAAGAATTGGCGTCCGGATTCTGTTGGTTATCAAAAAACTGTGGCCCCTTTTTTAAAGCGGTATTGTCTGAGGTGCCATCGAAAAGGAATCGAGGACAATGAATTTCGTGTGGATTCCAGTCTCGAAAACAATTTTTTAAAACCTGTTGCAAAAGGGAAATGGGGAGAGATCGTGAACGTTCTCAACGGGCACGAAATGCCGCCTGATGGAGAACGAAAGCCGACGACAACAGAAGTTGCAAAAGTGGTTGACTGGATCACCAGTCAAATGGTCAAAGCCGAGTTGGCCAATCGCGATTCGGCGATTGTGCTGCGTCGTCTGAATCGAGCCGAATATCGAAATACGATTCGCGATTTGATCGGGCTGGATTTTGATACCTCCGGTTTCCCACAGGATCCGCCAGCGGGAGGCTTTGACAATAACGGGGGGGCCTTGACGCTTTCTCCGCTGCATCTGGAACTTTATCTGGATGCCGCGCGTAAGATTTTGGATAAAGCACTGGTTGAAACAAACGCACCACCGACTTTGAAATGGCGTATTCAACCCGATTCAGGAGATTCCGATCGAAATCGAGTTGTCTACGATGGGCAACGAATGATTGTGAATGGGGGGAAAAACAAAGTTGAAAATGGTTTTAAAGTGATCCATCACGCTAATTGGGATAAAAAACTGAATGCGCGGGACTTTCGTATGCCTCATGCGGGTAACTATATCATACGAATTCGCGCAGCGGGCAAAGTGCCGGCAAGAGCAGCCGTCGTCGCATCTGCCAAGCTGGCACTTCAGCACAGAATGGATCGGCAGAACCGTAAGAATCCTCGAGGAGCAAAATGGACGAAACAACAGTTTGAACGAGATCTCAAACATTTTCAAACCGATTCGATGTATGACTACGGGTTTCCTCGTTTGAAGTTCACCCAACATCTGGGAGGACAACCCAAAGTCCTGGCAGAACTCGACATTGATGCTCCGCTCTCTAAGCCTCAAATTTATGAGTTCCAGGGATTTTTCTCGACACAAAAAGCGGGAATCACCGTTGAATATGCTTATGATATTCCCCGTGTTCTGGAAAATTTCTGGATGCAGACGGGAGACCAGTTTGCGCGTCCCGAACTCTATGTGGACTGGATCGAACTGGAAGGACCCTACTATGAGTCCTGGCCTCCCCCCAGTCATAAACTGATTATGGGTAGTATTAAAGCGAACCCACATAACGAGCGTCAGGCTGCCACGGAAATTATTTCCCGAATGATGAGTCGCGCCTATCGTCGTCCCGTTACACAAGAGGAGATTGACAGCAAGCTAAAGCTGTTTCGTCAGGTGCGTAAGGATGCCTCTTCTTTTATAGAAGCCATCAAAACTCCTTTGACAGCGATTCTGGTTTCACCTCATTTTCTTTATCTTACCGAAGCCCCTCGCATAACAACGATTCGTTCCAGTAGTCAATCAACCTCGCGAAAATTGGATGACTATGAACTCGCTTCACGACTGTCATACTTTATCTGGTCCAGTATGCCCGATGAAGAACTCATGGAAGCCGCGAAAAATAGAAAATTAAGCCAGTTATCGGAACTCATGAAACAAGTTGACCGCATGTTGGTCGATCCCAAAGCCGGCGCCTTAACGAAAAATTTTGCCGGCCAATGGCTCGGGTTACGTGAAGTGGGTGCCAACCCACCCGCGGCCGATTTATATCCCCGATATGATCGACATCTGGAAATTTCAATGATCAAAGAATCTGAAGCGTTCTTTGCAGAAATTTTGCAGAATGACTTAAATGTGATGAATCTGGTGAAATCTGATTTCGTGGTCATTAACGAACGTTTGGCTCGCTTTTATGGAATTTCGGCAGTGAAAGGCGACCATTTCAGAAAAGTGGATGTTCCCGCTGGTGTACATCGTGGTGGGATTGTGACCCAGGCTTCTGTTCTCACAATCACATCCAATGGGACCCGGACTTCACCCGTAAAACGAGGGACATGGGTGATGAAAAATCTGCTGGGTATCGACCCCGGATTGCCCGTCGCCAATGTTGGTGACATTGCACCAAAGGTTCCCGGTATCGATAAAGCGACGGTCCGAAAGCGATTAGAAATTCATCGGGAATTACCTCAGTGTGCACGTTGTCATAATAAAATCGATCCCCTTGGGTTTGCACTGGAAAACTTTAATGCTGCTGGAGAATGGCGCGTACAGGAAGGATTTGGCTATAAAGGCCGTATTGGTCCCAACGATCCGAAAATCGATGCTTCTGCCAGCATGCCAGACGGAACGCGGTTCACCGGTGCGGATGGTCTGCGTAATTCCATGATGAAACAGGAAACGCTGTTTCTGAAATGCCTCAGCGGTAAAATGCTCACTTATGCATTAGGGCGGGAATTGGGCATCGCCGATAATCCGACCATTGACCTGGCCGTCACAGAAATGAAGAAAAACAATTATACATTGAGATCACTGATTAAATTTGTTGTGCTCTCAGAGCCGTTTCAATCAAAATAA
- a CDS encoding alpha/beta hydrolase: MIEKHIVLIHGTNAGPWTMSTFSEYFEQRGFRCHSPAYRHHDRPHSDDSSAILAGTSIADYVEDIIGFVKTLNTTPILVGHSLGGLIAQKLAAIGLARAIVLLNGSVNWGVLPTTRQERELGKTFISAGSFWEDTLLPDFDTMAKFGLNKLDSTEQRRVFDRLIPESGRVMFELFFWMFDENQTTKIDYDGVTCPVLMVSGSDDLAIPPSTARLIAERHGSRATFYEAEDFGHYLTLEPKWKKIAEICANWMIDVKES; this comes from the coding sequence ATCATCGAAAAGCATATTGTTCTGATTCACGGCACCAACGCAGGGCCTTGGACAATGTCGACTTTCTCTGAATATTTCGAGCAAAGAGGATTTCGTTGCCATAGCCCGGCTTACCGCCATCACGATAGACCACATTCGGACGATTCCTCAGCGATTCTCGCCGGAACGAGCATAGCGGATTATGTTGAAGACATTATTGGATTCGTGAAGACTTTGAACACGACACCGATCCTAGTCGGGCATTCACTAGGAGGATTGATCGCACAAAAGTTGGCGGCCATCGGCCTTGCCCGCGCCATAGTGCTGCTGAATGGCAGCGTTAATTGGGGTGTTCTTCCAACGACCAGGCAGGAGCGCGAACTTGGCAAGACGTTTATATCGGCGGGCTCATTCTGGGAAGACACTTTGCTGCCCGATTTCGATACCATGGCCAAATTTGGTCTCAACAAGCTGGATTCGACCGAGCAACGACGGGTTTTCGATCGCTTGATACCGGAATCAGGCCGCGTAATGTTCGAGCTATTCTTTTGGATGTTCGATGAGAATCAGACCACAAAGATTGATTACGACGGAGTTACTTGTCCTGTCTTGATGGTGTCCGGCTCTGATGACTTGGCAATTCCTCCCTCAACCGCTCGCCTCATTGCCGAACGACATGGTTCGCGGGCAACCTTCTATGAGGCCGAGGATTTTGGCCATTATCTGACTCTAGAACCCAAATGGAAGAAGATCGCGGAGATCTGTGCAAACTGGATGATTGATGTCAAAGAAAGTTGA
- a CDS encoding tetratricopeptide repeat protein has protein sequence MNEALQSNNHHARTLLIAILICFAILTGARLNHIYLVSPDSGDYILMARGLSTSFEYRQFDFPGEPYFTVRPPGMSLLLIPAALIAPYNAILAKVTVIFTSIIMLTLLYLFMCQLQNFAGEASPKPKQSLHWPALFIILLLATNPYILLFSTLIMSEIPFMAFTIAILYLISHDEEQVNKRKLVLLTCLLMFLPLIRTIGVALVLALGMWAIVKRKRWPYLISVVCSFAATGLWMLRNNSFKSDVYSAATMGEMKSMGVLGTFLSMLNRSLIHFESLCQKLFPNMPGVIPSYERFVLDGNHVLPGPQFIYYLCSIFIISIAIYGMLKCWNRGGAVSFLYVCITFGILSIWPWMQARYIFPLLPVFLAFLPVGFVCIVNRLSKQNETAKKVMMGLVVLLGIGLFVSQAKTDYSMIYANQKLIFQGDEFYQTEFPSNHYSDFVTAGNWIKNNTAANVRVLTRRNDVATTGHRFQKQIHFEQKRPNELRTAIQTFAPQYLVSFDKTTVGAFPWHLLDHDLVYRLTPVYEKKGVVIIEIQPNYEGTIRHQYWQKDEPMDIARKAFDKFPNRLSSQVNYLQQLLQAEKYDAAISFVKELPEVSDVRIVNFLGWAYVGKRQFKQALQEFTKATRMPGQKLISQSIRRGMMLSEKRLADKNGSGELAPSETPKNNLRIAEEYWKLAHFDKTHEYTQKVLDSDKASKAEIEKAHLLMARLHLINGRTAQALEELNRIQSAENQEVNRLLDMVKLEKMIASLFEKGQLLDQRQLDSLFQLVSIYQAEGVPGKALKLLTQAHELAPDNLEVLKLLAKYQLFYNQVPEAEANYLTLQKTMPEDQEIKDALTKIKTLQKAPRF, from the coding sequence ATGAACGAAGCTTTGCAATCAAACAATCATCATGCACGGACCTTGCTGATTGCAATTTTGATTTGTTTCGCCATTCTTACTGGTGCACGATTAAATCATATTTATCTTGTCTCTCCAGATAGTGGTGACTATATCTTAATGGCACGAGGGCTTAGTACCAGCTTCGAGTATCGCCAATTCGATTTTCCTGGAGAGCCTTATTTCACAGTGCGGCCTCCGGGAATGTCCCTCCTACTCATCCCGGCTGCTTTGATTGCCCCTTACAATGCAATCCTTGCTAAGGTGACAGTCATTTTCACCTCCATTATCATGCTGACTTTGCTTTATCTATTTATGTGTCAACTGCAGAATTTTGCAGGCGAAGCGTCTCCCAAACCAAAGCAATCTCTCCACTGGCCAGCCTTGTTTATCATTCTACTTCTAGCGACTAACCCTTATATTTTACTCTTTTCCACACTCATCATGAGTGAAATCCCTTTTATGGCTTTTACCATCGCCATTCTGTATCTCATTTCTCATGATGAAGAACAGGTCAACAAACGAAAGCTTGTTCTCTTAACCTGCTTATTAATGTTCCTCCCATTGATTCGTACAATTGGTGTTGCCTTAGTTCTGGCCCTGGGGATGTGGGCCATTGTGAAGCGGAAACGTTGGCCTTATCTGATAAGTGTAGTCTGTTCATTCGCAGCAACTGGCTTATGGATGCTGCGAAACAACTCTTTCAAATCTGATGTTTATTCTGCGGCAACAATGGGAGAAATGAAATCGATGGGTGTTCTCGGTACGTTTCTCTCCATGCTGAATCGATCACTCATTCACTTTGAAAGCTTGTGTCAAAAATTGTTTCCCAATATGCCAGGAGTGATCCCCAGTTATGAACGATTTGTGTTAGATGGCAATCATGTTTTACCAGGGCCTCAATTCATCTATTATCTTTGCAGCATCTTCATTATTTCGATCGCCATTTATGGTATGCTGAAATGCTGGAATCGAGGAGGTGCGGTCAGTTTTCTCTATGTGTGCATTACATTCGGTATTCTCTCTATATGGCCTTGGATGCAAGCGCGCTATATCTTCCCGCTGTTACCAGTCTTTCTGGCTTTTCTCCCCGTAGGATTTGTGTGTATTGTTAATCGTCTTTCTAAACAAAACGAAACAGCAAAAAAGGTCATGATGGGTCTCGTGGTGCTACTCGGGATCGGACTATTCGTCTCACAGGCTAAAACAGACTACAGTATGATTTACGCAAATCAGAAGCTCATTTTCCAAGGTGATGAATTTTATCAAACCGAATTCCCTTCAAATCACTACAGCGATTTTGTAACTGCGGGTAATTGGATCAAAAATAATACTGCTGCGAATGTACGAGTTCTCACACGCCGAAACGATGTTGCCACGACCGGCCATCGATTCCAGAAACAGATTCACTTTGAACAAAAAAGACCAAACGAGTTGCGTACAGCAATTCAAACATTCGCACCGCAATATCTGGTGAGCTTTGATAAAACAACAGTAGGCGCGTTCCCATGGCACTTACTGGATCATGATCTTGTCTACCGCCTGACTCCGGTTTACGAAAAAAAAGGAGTCGTAATCATTGAAATACAACCGAATTATGAAGGAACAATCCGTCATCAATACTGGCAGAAAGACGAACCAATGGACATTGCCAGGAAAGCGTTCGACAAATTTCCCAATCGACTTTCGTCACAGGTAAACTATCTTCAACAGTTACTGCAGGCGGAAAAATATGACGCAGCCATTTCATTTGTTAAGGAACTGCCCGAAGTTAGTGATGTCCGAATCGTCAATTTTCTGGGATGGGCTTATGTCGGTAAACGCCAATTTAAACAAGCTCTACAAGAGTTTACCAAAGCGACACGTATGCCAGGACAAAAATTAATTAGTCAATCTATCCGGCGTGGAATGATGCTCTCAGAAAAACGGCTGGCTGACAAAAATGGTTCTGGTGAATTAGCACCATCAGAAACTCCCAAGAACAATCTGCGAATTGCAGAAGAGTATTGGAAGCTGGCACACTTCGATAAGACACATGAATATACACAAAAAGTTTTAGATTCAGATAAAGCAAGCAAAGCAGAAATTGAAAAAGCGCATCTCTTAATGGCTCGACTTCATTTAATCAATGGGCGTACGGCACAGGCACTGGAAGAGCTAAATCGAATCCAATCCGCAGAGAATCAAGAGGTAAACAGATTACTCGATATGGTCAAACTCGAAAAAATGATTGCCTCTCTGTTTGAAAAAGGCCAACTGCTAGACCAGAGACAACTTGATTCCCTCTTTCAATTAGTTTCTATTTATCAAGCAGAGGGTGTGCCCGGAAAGGCACTGAAACTGTTGACTCAAGCACATGAATTGGCTCCCGATAATTTGGAGGTATTAAAGTTACTGGCAAAGTACCAGCTCTTCTACAACCAGGTCCCTGAAGCAGAAGCAAACTATCTCACGCTCCAAAAAACAATGCCAGAAGACCAAGAGATCAAGGATGCACTTACCAAAATTAAAACGCTCCAAAAAGCTCCTCGTTTCTAA
- a CDS encoding RNA polymerase sigma factor, which yields MPDKQAKRWSAEIEAVYLREGREIWALLYAQCSDSDRAYDALQEAFVRLQTQEVQSIRNIRAWVLTVAQNWLRDYARRQNHAARPADFLDNIVGKPSDPTDDLENKEKHCQIRQSLRQLRAEDREVLVLRYALGWSSKRMSIALNTSTSAIDMRLSRARKRLCEELEKVGIDHETV from the coding sequence ATGCCTGATAAGCAGGCCAAGCGGTGGTCGGCAGAAATTGAGGCGGTATATTTACGAGAAGGTCGAGAAATTTGGGCATTGCTTTATGCTCAATGCTCTGATTCTGATCGTGCTTATGACGCGCTCCAGGAGGCATTCGTACGTTTACAAACTCAAGAAGTTCAGTCAATTCGAAATATCCGGGCCTGGGTTTTGACTGTTGCTCAAAATTGGTTGCGAGATTATGCCCGTCGGCAGAACCACGCAGCTAGGCCCGCAGATTTTTTAGATAATATTGTAGGCAAACCTTCAGACCCAACAGATGATCTGGAGAATAAAGAGAAACACTGCCAGATTCGGCAGTCACTTCGACAACTTCGAGCCGAGGATCGAGAGGTTCTCGTCCTTCGTTATGCACTAGGATGGTCATCAAAGCGAATGTCAATAGCGCTCAACACATCTACATCAGCTATTGATATGAGGCTTTCTCGTGCGAGAAAGCGTCTTTGTGAAGAGTTGGAGAAAGTGGGGATTGATCATGAAACCGTTTGA
- a CDS encoding NIPSNAP family protein, which translates to MNHNRTDRRQFLTSTVGAAVAFGIGQVAHSADEKKAQEYYELRTYRIDDAAKQKIVSHYLEKALLPALKRMGINRVGVFKEKEAKGDYSLYVLIPFSSLEQFSRLNDILEVDAAYQSAAKEYFNQPKKSPAYSRIESRFMKAFQGMPVLEIPKGKAPHLFELRTYESSNEKLARLKVDMFNNGEIDIMRDVKLGPVFFGEMLIGDDVPNLTYMLSAPDGAAHEKHWDGFRAHPDWNRMKKMDKYKGTVSKIRNKYLEPLPFSTIQ; encoded by the coding sequence ATGAATCATAATAGAACAGACCGAAGACAGTTTTTAACAAGCACTGTGGGTGCTGCAGTGGCGTTTGGTATTGGCCAAGTTGCACACTCGGCAGATGAGAAAAAAGCACAGGAGTATTACGAACTGCGAACCTATCGAATTGATGATGCAGCCAAACAAAAGATTGTCAGCCACTATCTGGAGAAAGCACTGCTGCCAGCATTGAAACGGATGGGCATCAACCGTGTGGGTGTCTTCAAAGAGAAAGAAGCGAAAGGGGACTACTCGTTGTATGTACTCATCCCCTTTTCTTCGCTGGAACAGTTCTCACGTTTGAATGATATACTGGAAGTGGATGCAGCTTACCAAAGTGCGGCTAAAGAATACTTTAATCAACCGAAAAAGTCGCCCGCCTATTCTCGGATTGAAAGTCGCTTCATGAAAGCATTTCAAGGGATGCCCGTCTTAGAAATTCCCAAGGGCAAAGCCCCTCATCTGTTTGAGTTGCGGACCTATGAAAGTTCCAATGAGAAGTTGGCACGCTTGAAAGTGGATATGTTCAATAATGGAGAAATTGACATTATGCGAGATGTCAAACTCGGTCCCGTTTTTTTCGGTGAGATGTTAATCGGAGATGATGTGCCCAATTTAACTTATATGCTTTCTGCGCCAGACGGTGCCGCCCACGAAAAACACTGGGACGGATTTCGTGCTCATCCCGACTGGAATCGCATGAAAAAAATGGATAAATACAAGGGAACGGTTTCCAAGATCAGGAACAAATATCTGGAGCCTTTACCGTTTTCTACGATTCAATAG
- a CDS encoding DUF1559 domain-containing protein has translation MPRRGFTTIELLVTIAIISVLMALILPAVQQAREAARRTQCKNNLKQIALATIQFHDNIGSFPPGRIIPRPGDPQELSCGRDTPSWLVRILPYLEQGNFADDWDMRENFQDHPEEVRTRAISTYLCPSRRSASTAKIPTVTVEFTASCGCSGPQTFFSGATGDYGGNHGDLSPGAIGFTSDFYWGGNGNGVIISSRSFCVAGQPRDWIDKIRNRDITDGSSNTILAGEMHVNAQKINQAPDDGTIYSGWHFSFSTRIGGVHVPLAPNKDYVDTRLYSFGSWHPGVCQFGFADGSVHALSTSIDEEILGYLCVRNDNEVTSGF, from the coding sequence ATGCCTCGCCGAGGTTTTACGACTATCGAACTGCTCGTCACAATCGCAATTATCAGCGTTTTGATGGCGTTGATTCTCCCGGCCGTACAACAAGCTCGTGAGGCTGCCAGACGCACCCAATGCAAGAACAACCTCAAACAAATCGCACTCGCGACGATTCAGTTTCATGATAACATTGGGAGCTTTCCTCCGGGACGAATCATTCCCAGACCAGGTGATCCACAGGAATTATCTTGTGGTCGAGATACCCCCAGTTGGCTTGTGCGCATTCTCCCCTATCTTGAGCAGGGAAACTTCGCAGACGATTGGGATATGCGAGAAAATTTTCAAGATCACCCCGAAGAAGTTCGCACCAGGGCGATTTCCACGTATCTTTGCCCCTCCCGCAGATCTGCTTCCACCGCAAAGATTCCCACTGTCACGGTCGAATTCACAGCTTCTTGCGGTTGTTCGGGGCCGCAAACATTTTTCAGTGGTGCAACCGGAGACTACGGCGGCAACCATGGTGACCTTTCTCCGGGTGCCATTGGGTTCACTTCGGATTTTTATTGGGGTGGAAACGGAAACGGCGTAATCATCAGCAGCCGTTCCTTCTGTGTGGCCGGTCAACCACGAGACTGGATTGATAAAATTCGCAATCGGGACATCACGGATGGGTCTAGTAATACGATTCTCGCAGGCGAAATGCACGTCAACGCTCAAAAAATTAACCAAGCGCCTGATGATGGCACAATTTATAGCGGATGGCATTTCAGTTTCAGCACACGCATTGGAGGTGTCCACGTTCCACTAGCTCCCAATAAGGATTATGTCGACACCAGACTTTACAGCTTCGGAAGCTGGCACCCCGGTGTCTGTCAATTCGGCTTTGCAGACGGCAGTGTCCACGCTCTATCTACATCTATAGATGAAGAAATTCTTGGCTACCTTTGCGTTCGAAATGATAATGAAGTCACAAGCGGCTTTTGA
- the pth2 gene encoding aminoacyl-tRNA hydrolase: MTNEWTKPEYVEAYLAHMKCIPHRTEGEATLLSEIPKETKRVLDLGCGDGHLMSLILSRCPNAIGVGLDFSTAMLEQARQRFGNSDRVMLVEHNMDNQLLDLEEFDCIVSSFAIHHCSHQRKRELYTEAFSLLEGGGVFCNLEHVSSPTQRVHDRFIQEMGMTPEDEDPSNKLLDVETQLRWLKEIGFEDVDCNWKWRELALLSGHKTYPSHHQTAKRSGRIKQVLVMRHDLKMRRGKQIAQGSHASMSFICHRLQQRDSFSMDDFSEVEQSWLNGSFAKVCCRVNSKEELIAIHDSAVEANLEVHLITDSGKTEFHGEPTQTCLAIGPDDAEKIDAITGELQLL, from the coding sequence ATGACCAACGAATGGACAAAGCCAGAATACGTTGAAGCATATCTGGCCCATATGAAGTGCATACCCCATCGAACCGAAGGAGAGGCAACATTGCTCTCAGAAATCCCCAAGGAGACGAAGCGAGTACTAGACCTCGGCTGTGGAGACGGTCATTTGATGTCGTTAATCCTCTCTCGTTGTCCGAACGCAATCGGCGTTGGCCTTGACTTTTCAACGGCGATGTTGGAGCAGGCTCGACAACGCTTCGGGAATAGTGATCGAGTCATGCTTGTCGAGCACAACATGGACAACCAGCTACTTGATCTCGAAGAATTCGACTGCATTGTTTCGAGTTTCGCCATCCACCACTGCTCGCATCAACGGAAACGGGAGCTATATACCGAGGCCTTTTCTTTGCTAGAAGGAGGAGGCGTATTTTGCAACCTCGAACACGTCTCTTCCCCGACCCAGCGAGTTCACGACCGATTCATCCAAGAGATGGGTATGACACCCGAGGACGAAGACCCGTCGAATAAACTATTGGATGTAGAAACACAATTACGATGGCTGAAAGAGATTGGCTTTGAAGACGTGGATTGCAATTGGAAGTGGCGAGAGCTTGCACTACTGTCGGGGCACAAGACGTATCCTAGTCACCATCAGACGGCGAAACGATCTGGACGAATCAAACAGGTCCTCGTCATGCGGCACGACTTGAAGATGCGTCGAGGCAAACAGATTGCCCAAGGTTCGCACGCTTCGATGTCGTTTATTTGTCATCGACTACAGCAGCGCGACTCATTCTCGATGGATGATTTCTCAGAGGTTGAACAAAGCTGGCTGAATGGATCCTTCGCAAAAGTTTGCTGCCGGGTGAACAGCAAGGAAGAATTGATAGCCATTCACGACAGCGCCGTCGAAGCTAACCTGGAAGTTCATCTCATCACAGACAGTGGCAAGACCGAATTCCATGGAGAGCCGACGCAAACCTGTCTGGCAATCGGTCCTGATGATGCCGAGAAAATCGATGCCATCACTGGTGAATTACAATTACTGTGA